From one Rhodanobacteraceae bacterium genomic stretch:
- a CDS encoding MBL fold metallo-hydrolase: MTSWLRFLSGCCALVCAAAPVSANDGMLQLSNDVYLLPGSFVPGAQPDGNSLLLSGDTGWIVFDTGRHAVHARRILAFVDEDLSRVAAIVNSHWHLDHVGGNALIRERFPNARVYASPGIEHALGSWLASYRAQLVAMVDDPKTRAAEREKYRVDIGLIDLGERLLPTEPITRTRNWRIAGRQLRIGLETDAVTEGDLWLYDRGSRVLAAGDLVTLPVPFFDTACPARWSSALAGLEDMPFVRLVPGHGPDLTRDEFTRYRHAFDELLACAASEQTLAQCADGWIAQTGSFYPETEHTRVREMLDYYFSQHLRAEPAQRDRFCTQAPTAG, from the coding sequence ATGACGTCATGGCTGCGCTTCCTGAGTGGCTGCTGCGCGCTGGTCTGCGCGGCGGCGCCGGTGTCGGCCAACGACGGCATGCTGCAACTGTCCAACGATGTCTACCTGCTTCCCGGCAGCTTCGTGCCGGGCGCGCAGCCCGATGGCAATTCCCTGTTGCTGTCGGGCGACACCGGCTGGATCGTGTTCGACACCGGCCGCCATGCGGTGCACGCGCGGCGCATCCTGGCTTTTGTCGACGAGGACCTGAGCCGCGTCGCGGCCATCGTCAACTCGCACTGGCACCTGGACCACGTCGGCGGCAATGCGCTCATCCGCGAGCGCTTCCCGAACGCGCGGGTGTACGCCAGTCCCGGCATCGAGCATGCGCTCGGCAGCTGGCTGGCCAGCTATCGCGCGCAACTGGTGGCCATGGTCGACGACCCCAAGACCCGCGCGGCGGAGCGCGAGAAGTACCGCGTCGACATCGGCCTGATCGACCTCGGCGAGCGCTTGCTGCCGACGGAGCCGATCACGCGCACGCGCAACTGGCGCATCGCCGGCCGGCAATTGCGCATCGGCCTCGAGACCGATGCGGTCACCGAGGGCGATCTGTGGCTCTACGATCGCGGCAGCCGCGTGCTGGCCGCCGGGGACCTGGTCACCTTGCCCGTGCCATTCTTCGACACCGCCTGTCCTGCCCGCTGGTCCAGTGCGCTTGCGGGGCTGGAAGACATGCCCTTCGTGCGCCTGGTGCCGGGGCATGGACCTGACCTCACGCGCGACGAGTTCACGCGCTACCGGCATGCCTTCGATGAGCTGTTGGCCTGCGCCGCCAGCGAGCAGACCCTGGCGCAATGCGCGGACGGGTGGATCGCGCAGACCGGAAGCTTCTATCCAGAGACGGAACACACGCGGGTCCGCGAGATGCTCGATTACTACTTCAGTCAGCATTTGCGTGCGGAACCGGCGCAACGCGACCGTTTCTGCACCCAGGCGCCCACCGCCGGCTGA
- a CDS encoding SEC-C domain-containing protein, whose protein sequence is MIPTDTTNAADPGNPAPDEHDPALDLPSFPGGLSRREIGAARDFWHGQVTPRGGLAFDALDGFLTVLALLPHPPSPQRWTAVALGPAFAPLDAHARDEATGWLYRLGTHVAQRIRLDPAQHKAAVLPEFDILPQDDADNDEAAEQRTAKSWSAGAAAALALDPTGLQDIVDHESLREELAPFVLLGRDGPEDGLAYTRTQRLRLMRAATFGAHRLWKHYQPIRERGGLRRQPVRATPEPGRNDPCPCGSGRKFKLCHGKAVH, encoded by the coding sequence ATGATTCCCACCGATACCACCAACGCTGCCGATCCGGGCAATCCAGCACCAGACGAGCACGATCCCGCGCTCGACCTGCCTTCGTTTCCCGGCGGACTGTCGCGCCGCGAAATCGGCGCCGCGCGGGATTTCTGGCATGGGCAGGTGACTCCGCGCGGCGGCCTGGCCTTCGATGCGCTCGACGGCTTCCTGACCGTGCTCGCATTGCTCCCGCATCCGCCCTCGCCGCAGCGCTGGACCGCGGTAGCGCTGGGCCCCGCTTTTGCCCCGCTCGATGCGCACGCGCGCGACGAGGCCACTGGCTGGCTGTATCGGCTTGGCACCCATGTGGCCCAGCGTATCCGGCTGGACCCGGCCCAGCACAAGGCCGCCGTGCTGCCGGAATTCGACATCCTGCCGCAGGACGACGCCGACAACGACGAAGCGGCCGAGCAGCGCACGGCGAAGTCCTGGTCGGCCGGCGCCGCGGCGGCGCTGGCGCTGGACCCCACCGGCCTGCAGGACATCGTCGACCACGAATCGCTGCGCGAGGAACTGGCGCCCTTCGTCCTGCTCGGCAGGGACGGCCCCGAGGACGGCCTGGCCTACACCCGCACCCAGCGGCTGCGCCTGATGCGCGCTGCCACCTTCGGCGCGCACCGGCTATGGAAGCACTACCAGCCCATCCGCGAGCGCGGCGGCTTGCGCCGGCAACCCGTCCGCGCCACTCCCGAACCCGGCCGCAACGACCCCTGCCCCTGCGGCAGCGGCCGCAAGTTCAAGCTGTGCCATGGGAAGGCGGTGCATTGA
- a CDS encoding DUF2333 family protein, which produces METQDASVPPVNEVVSVPPMRRWWRPGLRLWLGLTGLVVLALLAVMFWWSTEPARFKVLATAEARAKAAGQQVVPGYVSVSTAMKLAETLLDKRGGYLSNDIAPPGVLMDNIPEWEFGVLQQLRDFSLALRNDFSRSQSQSEDDADLREAQPLFAYSNDHWILPSTESQYRQGIAHLDGYLKRLADADEFNAQFYVRADNLASWLQLVEKQMGSLSQRLSMSVGQVRINTDLANESSATQSTPGPSVLVMRTPWMQIDNVFYEARGATWALLHLLKAIERDFRPVLQDKNAVISVKQIIRELEESQAAIYSPMILNGGGYGFFANHSLVMANYISRANAALIDLRKLLERG; this is translated from the coding sequence ATGGAAACCCAGGATGCCAGCGTGCCCCCCGTCAATGAGGTTGTGTCGGTGCCGCCGATGCGCCGCTGGTGGCGCCCAGGGCTGCGCCTCTGGCTGGGGCTGACAGGGCTGGTGGTGTTGGCGCTGCTGGCCGTGATGTTCTGGTGGTCCACCGAGCCCGCTCGCTTCAAGGTGCTGGCGACGGCGGAGGCGCGCGCCAAGGCGGCCGGACAGCAGGTGGTGCCGGGCTACGTCAGCGTGTCTACCGCCATGAAACTGGCGGAGACCTTGCTCGACAAGCGCGGCGGCTACCTGTCCAACGACATCGCGCCGCCCGGCGTGCTGATGGACAACATCCCTGAATGGGAATTCGGTGTGCTGCAGCAGTTGCGGGATTTCTCACTGGCGCTGCGCAACGACTTCTCGCGCTCGCAGAGCCAGTCGGAGGACGATGCGGACCTGCGCGAGGCGCAGCCGCTGTTCGCCTACAGCAACGACCACTGGATCCTGCCGTCGACCGAGAGCCAGTACCGCCAGGGCATCGCCCACCTGGACGGCTATCTCAAGCGGCTTGCAGACGCGGACGAGTTCAACGCGCAGTTCTACGTGCGCGCCGACAATCTCGCATCCTGGCTGCAACTGGTCGAGAAGCAGATGGGCTCTTTGTCGCAGCGGCTGTCGATGAGCGTCGGCCAGGTGCGCATCAATACTGACCTTGCCAACGAGTCCAGTGCCACCCAGTCCACGCCAGGACCGTCGGTGCTGGTGATGCGCACCCCGTGGATGCAGATCGACAATGTGTTCTATGAAGCGCGTGGCGCCACCTGGGCCCTGCTGCACCTGCTGAAAGCCATCGAACGCGATTTCCGTCCGGTGCTGCAGGACAAGAACGCCGTGATCAGCGTCAAGCAGATCATCCGCGAGCTGGAAGAATCCCAGGCAGCGATCTACAGCCCGATGATCCTCAACGGCGGCGGCTACGGCTTCTTCGCCAACCACTCGCTGGTGATGGCCAACTACATCTCGCGCGCGAACGCGGCGTTGATTGATCTGCGCAAGCTGTTGGAACGGGGGTGA
- a CDS encoding Glu/Leu/Phe/Val dehydrogenase — MVFETVGLLGHEQVVFCQNKDVGLKAIIAVHNTTLGPALGGLRMWPYKTEQEALNDVLRLSRGMTYKAAVAGLNLGGGKGVIIGDPSKDKSEGLFRAFGRFVNSLGGRYITAEDVGIDVNDMEYVFQETDYVSGVHQVHGGSGDPSPFTAAGSLQGIMASLNVRFGTEEVGKFSYAVQGVGHVGYELAKLLRAEKAKVFVTDINRAAVQRCVDELGCEAVALDEIYDVDADVYSPCALGGTVNEKTMPRFKFKIVCGAANNQLATDDCGDELERRGILYAPDYAVNAGGLMNVSIELDGYNRERAMRMLRSIYYNVGTIFKIAKRDGIGTWKAADRMAEERINTVGKVKLPYMGSTRPLFKGRSKS, encoded by the coding sequence ATGGTGTTCGAGACTGTAGGCCTGCTGGGCCACGAGCAAGTCGTGTTCTGCCAGAACAAGGATGTGGGCCTGAAGGCGATCATCGCCGTGCACAACACCACGCTTGGGCCCGCGCTCGGCGGCCTGCGCATGTGGCCGTACAAGACGGAGCAGGAAGCGCTGAACGATGTGCTGCGCCTGTCGCGCGGCATGACCTACAAGGCGGCGGTGGCGGGCCTCAACCTCGGCGGCGGCAAGGGCGTGATCATCGGTGATCCGTCCAAGGACAAGTCCGAGGGCCTGTTCCGCGCCTTCGGTCGCTTCGTCAATTCGCTGGGCGGACGCTACATCACCGCCGAAGATGTCGGCATCGACGTCAACGACATGGAGTACGTGTTCCAGGAGACCGATTACGTCTCCGGCGTGCACCAGGTGCATGGCGGCTCGGGCGATCCCTCGCCGTTCACCGCCGCCGGCTCGCTGCAGGGCATCATGGCCAGCCTCAATGTGCGTTTCGGCACCGAGGAAGTCGGCAAGTTCAGCTACGCGGTGCAGGGCGTCGGCCATGTCGGTTATGAACTGGCCAAACTGCTGCGCGCGGAAAAGGCCAAGGTCTTCGTCACCGACATCAACCGCGCCGCGGTGCAGCGCTGCGTCGACGAACTCGGCTGCGAGGCGGTCGCGCTGGACGAAATCTACGATGTCGACGCCGACGTCTACAGCCCCTGCGCCCTCGGCGGCACGGTCAACGAGAAGACCATGCCGCGCTTCAAGTTCAAGATCGTCTGCGGCGCCGCGAACAACCAGCTGGCCACCGACGACTGCGGCGACGAACTGGAGCGCCGCGGGATCCTGTACGCACCCGACTACGCGGTCAACGCGGGCGGCCTGATGAACGTGTCGATCGAGCTCGACGGTTACAACCGCGAGCGCGCGATGCGCATGCTGCGCTCGATCTATTACAACGTGGGCACCATCTTCAAGATCGCCAAGCGCGATGGCATCGGTACGTGGAAGGCTGCCGACCGCATGGCCGAAGAGCGCATCAACACCGTCGGCAAGGTCAAGCTGCCGTACATGGGCAGCACGCGTCCGCTGTTCAAGGGCCGTTCGAAGAGCTGA
- a CDS encoding isovaleryl-CoA dehydrogenase yields MHTSHGDDIEMLRETVRRFADSEIAPRAEEIDGSNCFPRDLWPKLGELGLLGITVDHEHGGSGLGYLAHLIAMEEISRASGSVGLSYGAHSNLCVQNLYNNANAAQKAKYLPKLCSGEWVGALAMSEPGAGSDVVGSMACRAEKHGDRWVANGSKMWITNGPDAEVLVVYMRTAPKDRGSRCMTAFIVEKGMKGFRTAQKLDKLGMRGSNTCELVFDDCEIPEENVLGEVDQGVKVLMKGLDTERLVLSGGPLGLMQCGFELTLGYVRERKQFDQPIGTFGIMQAKLADMYTQLQSARAYAYRVAEAYDRGQRSRVDPASCLLYASKAAVDVSLETIQALGGNGYINQYPAGRLLRDAKLYEIGAGTQEIRRMLIGRELFAGKA; encoded by the coding sequence ATGCACACTTCCCACGGCGACGACATCGAGATGCTGCGCGAGACTGTCCGGCGCTTCGCCGACAGCGAAATTGCCCCGCGCGCGGAGGAGATCGACGGCAGCAACTGCTTCCCGCGCGACCTGTGGCCAAAACTCGGTGAACTGGGTCTGCTCGGGATCACAGTCGACCACGAGCACGGTGGCAGTGGCCTGGGCTACCTCGCCCACCTGATCGCGATGGAGGAGATTTCCCGCGCATCCGGCTCGGTCGGGCTGTCCTACGGCGCGCACTCCAACCTGTGCGTGCAGAACCTCTACAACAACGCGAATGCCGCGCAGAAGGCGAAGTACCTGCCGAAGCTGTGCAGCGGCGAGTGGGTGGGCGCGCTCGCCATGAGCGAGCCGGGCGCCGGCTCGGATGTGGTCGGCTCGATGGCCTGCCGCGCCGAGAAGCACGGCGACCGCTGGGTGGCGAACGGTTCGAAGATGTGGATCACCAACGGCCCGGATGCCGAGGTCCTGGTGGTGTACATGCGCACCGCCCCGAAGGACCGCGGCTCGCGCTGCATGACCGCCTTCATCGTCGAGAAGGGCATGAAGGGCTTCCGCACCGCGCAGAAGCTGGACAAGCTCGGCATGCGTGGGTCGAACACCTGCGAACTGGTGTTCGACGACTGCGAGATTCCCGAGGAAAACGTCCTGGGTGAAGTCGACCAGGGCGTCAAGGTGCTGATGAAGGGTCTCGACACCGAGCGTCTGGTGTTGTCCGGTGGCCCGCTCGGGCTGATGCAGTGCGGCTTCGAACTGACCCTCGGCTATGTGCGTGAGCGCAAGCAGTTCGACCAGCCGATCGGCACCTTCGGCATCATGCAGGCCAAGCTGGCCGACATGTACACCCAGTTGCAGTCCGCGCGCGCCTATGCCTACCGCGTGGCCGAGGCCTACGACCGTGGCCAGCGCTCGCGCGTCGATCCGGCCAGCTGCCTGCTGTACGCCTCCAAGGCGGCGGTCGACGTCAGCCTGGAGACGATCCAGGCCCTCGGCGGCAATGGCTACATCAACCAATACCCGGCCGGGCGCCTGCTGCGCGACGCCAAGCTCTACGAGATCGGCGCCGGCACCCAGGAGATCCGCCGCATGCTGATCGGACGGGAGTTGTTCGCGGGCAAGGCATAG